A genomic stretch from Microcebus murinus isolate Inina chromosome 19, M.murinus_Inina_mat1.0, whole genome shotgun sequence includes:
- the ITGAL gene encoding integrin alpha-L isoform X2, with amino-acid sequence MSSCVVLNTLLLYGTCLFTPSWSYNLDVRHVQSFSFAPAGRHFGYRVLQVGNRQQWAGEDLGNSISQVRFLIRVVVGAPGEGNSTGNLYQCQPGTGNCLPVSLSGSNYTSKYLGMTLATDPTGGSILACDPGLSRTCDQNTYLSGLCYLFRQNLQDPVLQGRPGYQECIKGNVDLVFLFDGSGSLQKDEFQKILDFMKDVMRKLSNTSYQFAAVQFSSTYKTEFNFLEYIKTKDPDVLLANVQHMLLLTNTFGAINYVAKQVFRQELGARPDATKVLIIITDGEATDSGNIDPAKDIIRYVIGIGKHFKTKESQETLHKFASKPIEEFVKILDTFEKLKDLFTELQKKIYVIEGTSKQDLTSFNMELSSSGISADLSRGHAVVGAVGAKDWAGGFLDLKSDLQSDTFVGNQPLTPEVRAGYLGYTVTWLPSQGNTRLLAAGAPRYQHVGRVLLFQEPDDSGQWRQVQKIDGIQVGSYFGGELCGVDVDQDGEVELLLVGAPLFYGEQRGGRVFVYQRRQLGFEEVSELQGDHGYPLGRFGAAIAALIDINGDRLTDVAVGAPLEEQGAVYIFNGRQGGLSPRPSQRIEGTRLFSGIRWFGRSIHGVKDLEGDGLADVAVGAEGRVVVLSSRPVVDVVTRMSFSPAEIPVHEVECSYSASDRKKEGVNITLCFQIKPLIPEFQGRLVANLTYTLQLDGHRTRSRGLFPGGRHELSGNKAVTSDESCSDLWFHFPVCVQDLISPINVSLNFSLWEEEGTPRDHRAAKDIQPILRPSPHSETREIPFEKNCGEDKKCEANLQLSFSPVRSRALRLTPSASLSVELALSNLAEDAYWVQLGLTVSRGLSFRKVEVLKPHSQMPVSCEELPEESKILPKTLSCNVSSPIFKAGSSVVVHVMFNTLLNSSWGDFVELHAHVKCDNEDSGLLKDNLATTSIPVLYPVNVLIEDHKNSTLYISFTSKGPKIQQFKHIYQVRIQPSVYDHNMPILEAVVGVPQPLSEGPITHTWSVQMEPPVHCHHEDPKRPPVSAEPCLSGAKFRCPVVFKQEILIQVIGTVELVGEIEASSMLSLCSSLSISFNSSKHFHLYGSNASMAQVTMKVDIMYEKNMLYLYVLSGIGGLLLLLLIFIALYKVGFFKRDLKEKMEADVGVPNGIPGEDAGKLVSGEEAADPGCLEPLHGEEAQDGGGKDEKD; translated from the exons CACCTTCCTGGAGCTACAACCTGGACGTGCGGCATGTGCAGAGCTTCTCCTTCGCGCCAGCCGGGAGGCACTTTGGGTACCGCGTCCTGCAGGTCGGAAACAG GCAGCAGTGGGCGGGTGAAGATCTGGGCAACTCCATCTCACAGGTGAGATTTCTCATCAGGGTTGTCGTGGGAGCTCCAGGTGAGGGGAACAGCACAGGAAACCTCTATCAGTGCCAGCCAGGCACTGGAAACTGCCTGCCAGTCAGCCTGAGTG GTTCCAACTATACCTCCAAGTACTTGGGAATGACCCTGGCAACAGACCCCACAGGTGGAAGCATTTTG GCCTGTGACCCTGGGCTGTCTCGGACATGTGACCAGAACACCTACCTGAGTGGCTTGTGTTACCTTTTCCGCCAGAATCTACAGGATCCTGTGCTGCAAGGGCGCCCTGGTTATCAGG AATGTATAAAGGGCAATGTAGACCTGGTATTTCTGTTTGATGGCTCGGGGAGCTTGCAGAAAGATGAATTCCAGAAAATCCTGGACTTCATGAAGGATGTGATGAGGAAACTCAGCAACACTTCCTACCAG tttGCTGCAGTTCAGTTTTCCTCGACCTACAAAACAGAGTTTAATTTCTTAGAGTACATTAAAACAAAGGACCCTGATGTTCTGCTAGCCAACGTACAACACATGCTCCTGTTGACCAACACCTTTGGTGCCATCAACTATGTTGC GAAACAGGTGTTCCGGCAAGAGCTGGGGGCCCGGCCAGATGCCACCAAAGTGCTCATCATCATCACAGATGGGGAGGCCACTGACAGCGGCAACATTGACCCAGCCAAAGACATCATCCGCTACGTCATCGGG ATTGGGAAGCATTTTAAGACCAAGGAAAGTCAGGAGACACTCCACAAATTTGCCTCCAAACCCATAGAAGAGTTTGTAAAGATTCTGGATACATTTGAGAAGCTTAAAGATCTATTCACTGAGCTACAGAAGAAGATCTATGTCATTGAGG GCACAAGCAAACAGGATCTGACCTCTTTCAACATGGAGCTGTCCTCCAGTGGGATCAGCGCTGACCTCAGCAGG GGCCATGCAGTCGTGGGGGCAGTTGGAGCCAAAGACTGGGCTGGGGGCTTCCTAGACCTGAAGTCAGACCTGCAGAGTGACACATTTGTTGGGAACCAACCATTGACACCAGAAGTGAGAGCAGGATATTTGG GTTACACGGTGACCTGGCTGCCCTCCCAGGGGAACACCCGGCTGCTGGCAGCAGGAGCCCCCCGATATCAGCACGTGGGCCGAGTGCTGCTGTTCCAAGAGCCAGATGACAGCGGACAGTGGCGCCAGGTCCAGAAAATAGACGGGATCCAG GTTGGCTCTTATTTCGGTGGGGAGCTGTGTGGCGTGGACGTGGACCAAGATGGGGAGGTGGAGCTGCTGCTGGTTGGAGCCCCGCTCTTCtatggggagcagagaggaggccgGGTATTCGTCTACCAGAGAAGACAG CTGGGGTTTGAAGAGGTCTCAGAACTGCAGGGGGATCACGGCTACCCCCTGGGGCGCTTTGGAGCGGCCATCGCTGCCCTGATAGACATCAACGGGGACAGGCTGACGGATGTGGCTGTGGGAGCCCCCCTGGAGGAGCAGGGGGCTGTGTACATCTTCAACGGGCGGCAGGGTGGGCTCAGCCCCCGGCCAAGCCAG CGGATAGAAGGGACCCGGCTGTTCTCAGGAATTCGGTGGTTCGGACGCTCCATCCACGGGGTGAAGGACCTTGAAGGGGATGGCCTGGCAGATGTGGCTGTGGGGGCTGAGGGCCGAGTGGTCGTGCTGAG CTCCCGGCCCGTGGTGGATGTGGTCACTCGGATGTCCTTCTCCCCGGCTGAGATCCCAGTGCATGAAGTGGAATGCTCCTATTCAGCCAGtgacaggaagaaggaaggagttAACATCACACTCTGTTTCCAGATCAAGCCTCTCATCCCTGAGTTCCAAG GTCGTCTGGTTGCCAATCTCACTTACACCCTGCAGTTGGATGGCCATCGGACCAGAAGCCGGGGGTTGTTCCCAGGAGGGAGACACGAACTCAGTGGGAACAAAGCTGTCACCTCAGACGAGTCCTGCTCTGATCTCTGGTTTCACTTCCCG GTGTGCGTTCAGGACCTCATCTCCCCCATCAACGTCTCCCTGAATTTCTCTCTTTGGGAGGAAGAAGGGACACCGAGGGACCACAGGGCG GCCAAGGACATACAGCCCATCCTGCGACCCTCACCACACTCAGAGACCAGGGAG ATCCCTTTTGAGAAGAACTGTGGGGAAGACAAGAAATGTGAGGCCAACCTGCAGCTGTCCTTCTCCCCTGTGAG ATCCAGAGCCCTGCGTCTGACCCCCTCTGCCAGCCTCTCTGTGGAGCTGGCGCTGAGCAACTTGGCGGAAGATGCTTACTGGGTGCAGCTGggcctgaccgtctcccggggACTCTCCTTCCGCAAGGTGGAGGTGCTCAAG ccccacagCCAGATGCCTGTCAGCTGCGAGGAGCTTCCCGAGGAGTCCAAGATTCTGCCCAAGACCCTCTCTTGCAATGTGAGCTCTCCCATCTTTAAAGCAGGCAGCTCG GTCGTTGTCCACGTGATGTTTAATACGCTGCTGAACAGCTCCTGGGGGGACTTTGTCGAGCTGCACGCCCATGTGAAGTG TGACAATGAGGACTCAGGCCTCCTGAAGGACAACTTGGCTACTACCAGCATCCCAGTCCTGTACCCTGTCAACGTCCTCATTGAGGA CCACAAAAACTCCACACTCTATATCAGTTTCACCTCCAAAGGTCCCAAGATCCAGCAATTCAAGCACATCTACCAG GTGAGGATCCAGCCTTCCGTCTACGACCACAACATGCCCATCCTGGAGGCCGTGGTTGGGGTTCCACAGCCGCTCAGCGAGGGGCCCATCACACACACGTGGAGCGTGCAGATG GAGCCTCCTGTCCACTGCCATCATGAGGACCCGAAGAGGCCGCCCGTTTCGGCTGAG CCTTGTCTCTCCGGAGCCAAGTTCCGCTGCCCAGTTGTCTTCAAGCAAGAGATCCTCATCCAAGTGATCGGGACTGTGGAGCTGGTGGGGGAGATTGAG GCCTCCTCCATGCTCAGCCTCTGCAGCTCCCTCTCCATCTCCTTCAACAGCAGCAAGCACTTCCACCTCTACGGCAGCAACGCCTCCATGGCCCAG gtcACCATGAAGGTTGACATCATGTATGAGAAAAACATGCTATATCTCTACGTGCTGAGCGGCATCGGGgggctgctgttgctgctgctgatTTTCATAGCGCTGTACAAG GTTGGCTTCTTCAAGCGGGACCTGAAGGAGAAGATGGAGGCTGACGTAGGTGTTCCAAATGGAATCCCTGGCGAAGATGCTGGGAAGCTGGTGTCCGGGGAAGAGGCCGCTGATCCAGGCTGCCTGGAGCCCCTGCATGGGGAGGAGGCCCAGGATGGAGGTGGCAAGGATGAAAAGGACTGA